A window from Rhizobium sp. BG4 encodes these proteins:
- a CDS encoding ABC transporter ATP-binding protein, with protein MNQDAFLELNSVACRYGNTKVLNDINLSIQRGEFVALLGSSGCGKTTLLRVLAGFIAPSSGTVSVRQRDVTYMPPDKRGMALVFQSYALWPHMTVAQNIGYGLKLKGVAKAAIAERVNAMQKLLGLDGLGARKPAALSGGQRQRVALGRALAVDPEILLLDEPLSNLDARIRLTVRHELRALQKRLGITAVHVTHDREEAMVMADRIVILNTGEIAQQGTPEDVYNRPASAFVAAFMGAENVLFLEGSPQGDSFHIAAGPANAAGSVALLGRQLQAGAVEARFRPEAAQLLPMDTPIAAPGMTFTGEVTAVSYPGGHWRHSVRLGDREIMADAPRAFEPGDRVQVHVGPDALFLFNSPESNPAISISRSAAGKAHA; from the coding sequence ATGAACCAGGACGCGTTTCTGGAACTGAATTCTGTTGCCTGCAGATATGGCAACACCAAGGTTCTGAACGATATCAACCTCAGCATCCAGCGCGGCGAGTTCGTGGCGCTGCTCGGCTCTTCCGGCTGCGGAAAGACGACGCTGCTGCGCGTTCTGGCAGGCTTCATCGCCCCCTCCTCCGGCACCGTCTCGGTGCGCCAGCGCGACGTAACCTACATGCCGCCGGACAAGCGCGGCATGGCGCTGGTCTTCCAGTCCTATGCGCTGTGGCCGCACATGACGGTGGCGCAGAACATCGGCTACGGCCTGAAGCTCAAGGGTGTCGCCAAGGCAGCGATCGCCGAGCGGGTCAATGCCATGCAGAAACTTCTCGGTCTCGATGGGCTCGGAGCGCGCAAACCGGCAGCGCTCTCCGGCGGCCAGCGCCAGCGTGTCGCCCTCGGGCGCGCGCTGGCGGTCGATCCTGAGATCCTGCTGCTCGACGAACCGCTCTCCAATCTCGACGCTCGCATCCGCCTGACGGTGCGCCACGAATTGCGCGCGCTGCAGAAGCGCCTCGGCATCACCGCCGTCCACGTCACGCACGACCGCGAAGAGGCGATGGTCATGGCCGACCGGATCGTCATCTTGAATACCGGCGAGATCGCCCAGCAGGGTACGCCCGAGGACGTCTACAATCGTCCGGCTTCGGCTTTCGTCGCCGCCTTCATGGGCGCCGAGAACGTGCTCTTCCTGGAAGGCAGCCCGCAGGGCGACAGTTTCCACATCGCCGCCGGGCCCGCGAATGCCGCAGGCAGCGTGGCGCTTCTCGGCCGTCAGCTGCAGGCGGGCGCGGTCGAGGCCCGTTTTCGCCCGGAAGCGGCGCAGCTCCTGCCGATGGATACGCCGATCGCGGCGCCCGGCATGACCTTCACCGGCGAAGTCACCGCCGTCAGCTATCCCGGCGGCCACTGGCGCCATTCCGTGCGGCTTGGCGATCGCGAGATCATGGCCGATGCGCCGCGCGCCTTCGAGCCCGGCGACCGCGTGCAGGTCCATGTCGGGCCTGACGCGCTTTTCCTCTTCAATTCGCCGGAGTCCAACCCGGCCATTTCCATTTCCCGGTCCGCGGCCGGGAAAGCCCACGCATGA
- a CDS encoding ABC transporter permease subunit, giving the protein MSRRLLGLLLVLPALAVIAFLFILPLVMSAVGAFRIEGGGFGWDNFYKTFDLYTKDIVFSVVIITISTILIGLASIAIGGYLTLGEHPVAVAILRWLYRWPMFIPFIVVGQILRTFLAKSGLMNSTLISLGLLTPLDAQSYLDWRGIVIAFVWKQTPFVALLVAGAMASVNRDTIEAARNLGASKLRVLFEILVPQVSVTLTVGLILSFVTMMSVLSVPLMINAQSPTMLTADIAFRVNAYGDYGVANALGLVSLVLASSVAWIYLRQSLKERA; this is encoded by the coding sequence ATGTCCAGACGCCTGCTCGGTCTCCTGCTCGTGCTCCCGGCACTGGCGGTGATCGCCTTCCTCTTCATCCTGCCGCTTGTCATGTCGGCGGTCGGCGCCTTCAGGATCGAAGGCGGCGGGTTCGGCTGGGACAATTTCTACAAGACCTTCGATCTCTACACGAAAGACATCGTCTTCTCGGTGGTGATCATCACCATTTCCACGATCCTCATCGGCCTCGCCTCAATCGCCATCGGCGGCTATCTGACGCTTGGCGAGCACCCGGTCGCGGTCGCCATCCTGCGCTGGCTCTATCGCTGGCCGATGTTCATTCCATTCATCGTCGTCGGCCAGATCCTGCGCACCTTCCTTGCCAAGAGCGGCCTGATGAACAGCACGCTGATCAGTCTCGGCCTGCTGACGCCGCTCGATGCGCAGAGCTATCTCGACTGGCGCGGCATCGTCATCGCCTTCGTCTGGAAGCAGACGCCCTTCGTGGCGCTACTCGTCGCCGGCGCCATGGCATCCGTCAACCGCGACACGATCGAGGCCGCACGCAATCTCGGCGCCTCGAAACTGCGCGTCCTCTTTGAAATCCTCGTACCGCAGGTGTCGGTGACGCTGACCGTCGGCCTCATCCTCTCCTTCGTGACGATGATGTCTGTTCTGTCTGTGCCGCTGATGATCAACGCCCAGTCGCCGACGATGCTGACGGCCGATATCGCTTTCCGCGTCAACGCCTATGGCGATTACGGCGTGGCCAATGCGCTCGGCCTCGTGTCGCTGGTGCTCGCCTCGTCGGTCGCCTGGATCTACCTGCGCCAGAGCCTGAAGGAGCGCGCATGA
- a CDS encoding phosphodiesterase produces the protein MKLIHISDFHLVQAGGTLLGLDPAARMDACLADVEAHHADADLVVVSGDLSETGGEDTYRILEERISRSKLPIRLMLGNHDIRENFATVFPGQMAENGFAQAAIDLPEGRVITLDTLDDGKVTGRLCDSRLAWLKEKLEEAKDRPVYLFMHHPADKVHLPALDVFGLLDPEPLFALLKAHGDVRHIFAGHLHRLVTGNWQGIPFTILRSTNHQTALDFVSPTTTNCFEPPMYSIILADRDSLIVHIHQFAD, from the coding sequence ATGAAGCTCATCCACATTTCCGATTTCCACCTCGTTCAGGCAGGTGGAACCTTGCTGGGCCTCGATCCGGCCGCGCGCATGGATGCCTGCCTCGCCGACGTCGAAGCCCATCATGCGGATGCCGATCTCGTCGTCGTCTCAGGCGATCTCTCCGAGACTGGCGGCGAGGATACCTACCGGATCCTCGAAGAACGCATTTCCCGGTCGAAGCTGCCGATCCGGCTGATGCTCGGCAATCACGATATCCGCGAAAACTTCGCCACCGTCTTTCCCGGCCAAATGGCGGAAAACGGCTTCGCACAAGCGGCGATCGATCTGCCCGAGGGACGGGTGATCACGCTGGACACGCTGGACGACGGCAAGGTGACCGGCAGGCTCTGCGACAGCAGGCTCGCCTGGCTGAAGGAGAAGCTCGAGGAGGCGAAGGACCGCCCGGTCTATCTCTTCATGCACCACCCGGCAGACAAGGTGCATCTACCGGCCCTCGACGTCTTCGGCCTTCTCGATCCCGAGCCGCTCTTTGCACTGCTGAAGGCGCATGGCGATGTCAGGCATATCTTCGCCGGGCATCTGCACCGGCTCGTGACGGGGAACTGGCAGGGCATCCCCTTCACCATCCTGCGCAGCACCAATCACCAGACGGCATTGGACTTCGTTTCGCCGACCACCACCAACTGCTTCGAACCGCCGATGTATTCGATCATTCTCGCCGATCGCGACAGCCTGATCGTCCACATTCACCAGTTCGCCGATTGA
- a CDS encoding extracellular solute-binding protein, giving the protein MKRLTYAAFAVALAALPVKADELTVATAGDQNMVDYINQYLGPLFEKTYPGNTVRAVGTGPGDAGSQKILERFDAQQAANTANWDIDVAVVHEKFAGPMVQKGYLEKYRSAIDTGKLVSRDNAKNALGSDVDGYVMPMFNSQTAIAYNPTLVPNPPKSYTELAAWAKEHPKQFGYNGIKGGASGVSFVMGWIYAFGGGDANNLMTGPFKQDETAKWGDAFKSLADFTKNATLTPGNAGTLDLLSRGEIAMGPVWVDMFYSWQANGQLPPELKLVLPAPGMPGQPMHYVVPAKASHKDLAEKFIALATSPEVQADGIVKKFNWYPGIDAQFVKPKLDDATWNKLFVDITPEDLATKGKPFPIAQYNTAILEAYEQSVK; this is encoded by the coding sequence ATGAAAAGACTGACCTATGCAGCTTTCGCCGTCGCCCTCGCCGCCCTGCCGGTCAAGGCCGATGAGCTGACCGTCGCAACCGCCGGCGACCAGAACATGGTCGATTACATCAACCAGTATCTCGGACCGCTCTTTGAAAAGACCTATCCGGGCAACACTGTCCGTGCCGTCGGCACCGGCCCCGGCGATGCCGGCTCGCAGAAGATCCTCGAGCGCTTCGACGCCCAGCAGGCCGCCAACACCGCCAACTGGGATATCGACGTCGCCGTCGTCCACGAGAAGTTCGCCGGCCCGATGGTCCAGAAGGGCTATCTCGAAAAGTATCGCAGCGCGATCGACACCGGCAAGCTCGTCTCGCGCGACAACGCCAAGAACGCCCTCGGCTCCGACGTCGACGGCTACGTCATGCCGATGTTCAACAGCCAGACGGCGATCGCCTATAACCCGACGCTCGTTCCGAACCCGCCCAAGAGCTACACCGAGCTCGCCGCATGGGCCAAGGAACATCCGAAGCAGTTCGGCTATAACGGCATCAAGGGCGGCGCTTCCGGCGTCAGCTTCGTCATGGGCTGGATCTACGCTTTCGGCGGCGGCGATGCCAACAACCTGATGACCGGTCCGTTCAAGCAGGACGAAACCGCCAAGTGGGGCGATGCCTTCAAGAGCCTCGCCGACTTCACCAAGAACGCGACGCTGACGCCGGGAAATGCCGGCACGCTCGACCTCCTGTCGCGCGGCGAAATCGCCATGGGCCCGGTCTGGGTCGACATGTTCTACTCCTGGCAGGCCAACGGCCAGCTGCCGCCCGAGCTGAAGCTCGTCCTGCCGGCTCCGGGCATGCCGGGCCAGCCGATGCACTATGTCGTTCCGGCCAAGGCATCGCATAAGGATCTCGCGGAGAAGTTCATCGCGCTCGCCACCAGCCCGGAAGTCCAGGCCGACGGCATCGTCAAGAAGTTCAACTGGTATCCGGGCATCGACGCGCAGTTCGTCAAGCCGAAGCTCGACGACGCCACCTGGAACAAGCTCTTCGTCGACATCACGCCTGAAGATCTCGCCACCAAGGGCAAGCCCTTCCCGATCGCCCAGTACAACACGGCGATCCTCGAAGCCTACGAGCAGTCTGTGAAGTAA
- a CDS encoding inositol monophosphatase, with protein sequence MPCEFPDDPRFVLAREVILEAAEKALAYFRDLSSLETSQKLNGQDVVSEADKSVEALIRERIAAAFPDDGVLGEEEGLSEGPSGYLWVVDPIDGTSCFLHGIDQWCISIAVMRGSETVLGLICQPSTGDLFVARQGAGAQLNGRPMEVSQTGRISTGLLGVGANFRIPLRQVSCFVQRLLEAGGMFIRNGSGALMLAQVACGRLAGYYEPHINAWDCAAGLLMIREAGGWTADFPGEGGTLLTGGPVIAAAPQMRDELLALVERSLEDAEARS encoded by the coding sequence ATGCCCTGCGAATTCCCCGACGATCCGCGCTTCGTGCTGGCGCGCGAGGTGATCCTTGAAGCTGCGGAAAAGGCACTCGCCTATTTCCGCGACCTCTCCTCTCTGGAAACCAGCCAGAAGCTCAATGGCCAGGACGTGGTCAGCGAGGCCGACAAATCGGTCGAGGCATTGATCCGCGAAAGGATCGCCGCCGCCTTCCCGGATGATGGCGTACTCGGCGAAGAAGAGGGTCTCAGCGAAGGTCCTTCCGGCTATCTCTGGGTGGTCGATCCGATCGACGGCACCAGCTGCTTCCTGCACGGCATCGACCAGTGGTGCATCTCCATTGCCGTGATGCGCGGCAGCGAGACGGTGCTCGGGCTGATCTGCCAGCCCTCGACCGGCGATCTCTTCGTCGCCAGGCAGGGTGCCGGCGCACAGCTCAACGGCCGCCCGATGGAAGTCAGCCAAACCGGCCGCATTTCGACCGGGTTGCTCGGCGTCGGCGCCAATTTCCGCATTCCGCTGCGCCAGGTGTCCTGCTTCGTGCAGCGGCTGCTCGAAGCCGGTGGCATGTTCATCCGCAACGGCTCCGGTGCCCTGATGCTGGCGCAGGTCGCCTGCGGCCGCCTTGCCGGCTACTATGAGCCGCATATCAACGCCTGGGATTGCGCCGCGGGCCTGCTGATGATCCGCGAAGCCGGCGGCTGGACCGCCGATTTCCCTGGCGAAGGCGGGACTCTCCTGACCGGCGGCCCGGTCATCGCCGCCGCGCCGCAGATGCGGGATGAATTGCTGGCGCTTGTCGAGCGCTCCCTCGAAGACGCGGAAGCCCGGTCATGA
- a CDS encoding sugar phosphate isomerase/epimerase produces MSNPAKSIRIGTMISASSGGAAERIGQIAGMGFESFEPFFWQTTNGQDLAELGKRCKDAIGDRDITISTLGMFGNPLEETEIDLQTLQGWKDCIENAHHFGATCVAGFTGRIRGKVLTDSLPRYREIWSELAKRAADKGVRIAFENCAMDGNWATGDWNIAHNPDAWELIFNETPDDNIGLEWEPCHQMVYLIEPLPQIRKWASKIFHVHGKDATIRWDVIKEHGIFGKEKFVFMRTPGFGDSNWTDIISELRLAGWSGSIDIEGWHDPVYRDALEMTGQVHALNHLKHARGGDFVADPG; encoded by the coding sequence GTGAGTAACCCCGCAAAGTCCATCCGCATCGGCACCATGATCAGCGCCTCGAGTGGCGGCGCCGCCGAGCGCATCGGCCAGATCGCCGGCATGGGTTTCGAAAGCTTCGAGCCCTTCTTCTGGCAGACGACGAATGGGCAGGATCTCGCCGAGCTCGGCAAGCGCTGCAAGGATGCGATCGGCGACCGCGACATCACGATTTCGACGCTCGGCATGTTCGGCAATCCGCTCGAGGAAACCGAGATCGACCTGCAGACGCTGCAGGGCTGGAAGGATTGCATCGAAAACGCCCATCACTTCGGCGCCACCTGCGTTGCCGGCTTTACCGGCCGCATCCGCGGCAAGGTGCTGACCGACAGCCTGCCGCGCTACAGAGAGATCTGGAGCGAACTTGCGAAGCGCGCCGCCGACAAGGGCGTCAGGATCGCCTTCGAGAACTGCGCCATGGACGGCAACTGGGCGACCGGCGACTGGAACATCGCCCATAACCCGGATGCCTGGGAGTTGATCTTCAACGAGACGCCGGATGACAATATCGGCCTTGAATGGGAACCCTGCCACCAGATGGTCTATCTCATCGAGCCGCTGCCGCAGATCCGCAAATGGGCCTCGAAGATCTTCCACGTCCACGGCAAGGACGCGACGATTCGCTGGGACGTCATCAAGGAACACGGCATCTTCGGCAAGGAAAAATTCGTCTTCATGCGCACGCCGGGCTTCGGCGACAGCAACTGGACCGACATCATTTCCGAGCTTCGCCTCGCCGGTTGGTCGGGATCGATCGATATCGAAGGCTGGCACGACCCTGTTTATCGCGATGCGCTCGAAATGACCGGTCAGGTCCATGCGCTGAACCATCTGAAGCATGCCCGGGGCGGCGATTTTGTTGCCGATCCCGGCTGA
- a CDS encoding ABC transporter permease subunit: MSTATLSATQSHPLSALWWIPRAIIFGLMAFFIFGPLANLLLWTVAEKWYFPHSLPLQYGFSSWAKVFAPRGGAVESLTNSLVVAVLTVVVSLLLAIPAGYALARLKLPFRALILLAFLIPQAFPNLTVYVNVARIFYEIRLNGTILGVVLVHASHGLVYAVWIATAAFSAIDEELEQAARSAGASAMRAFMDITLPLAAPGLMASAIFVFLESLDEFTGSYFVGAPDVNMLPLLLYTAGSGGNYQIASITALLLLIPSLVFMLIVERFLKADVLSRVGH, encoded by the coding sequence ATGAGCACCGCAACGCTGTCCGCCACGCAATCCCATCCGCTCTCGGCGCTCTGGTGGATCCCGCGCGCCATCATCTTCGGGCTGATGGCCTTCTTCATCTTCGGGCCACTCGCCAATCTGCTGCTCTGGACTGTCGCGGAGAAATGGTACTTCCCGCATAGCCTGCCGCTGCAATATGGCTTCAGCAGCTGGGCGAAGGTGTTTGCGCCGCGCGGCGGCGCGGTCGAGTCGCTCACCAATTCGCTGGTTGTCGCGGTGCTGACCGTCGTCGTTTCGCTGTTGCTCGCGATCCCGGCAGGCTATGCACTGGCGCGGCTGAAGCTGCCGTTCCGGGCGCTGATCCTGCTCGCTTTCCTCATTCCACAGGCTTTTCCAAATCTAACCGTCTACGTGAACGTGGCCCGAATTTTCTACGAGATCCGCCTCAACGGCACGATCCTCGGCGTCGTTCTCGTCCATGCCTCGCACGGTCTCGTCTATGCGGTCTGGATCGCGACAGCGGCCTTCTCGGCGATCGACGAGGAGCTGGAACAGGCGGCGCGCTCGGCCGGTGCCAGCGCCATGCGCGCCTTCATGGACATCACGCTGCCGCTCGCGGCACCCGGCCTGATGGCGAGCGCCATCTTCGTTTTCCTCGAGAGCCTCGACGAATTTACCGGCAGCTATTTTGTGGGCGCTCCTGACGTGAACATGCTGCCGCTTCTGCTGTATACTGCGGGTTCGGGCGGCAATTATCAGATCGCGTCGATCACCGCCCTCTTGCTGCTCATTCCATCCTTGGTTTTTATGCTTATCGTTGAGCGATTCCTGAAGGCAGACGTCCTATCGCGTGTGGGGCACTGA
- a CDS encoding Gfo/Idh/MocA family oxidoreductase, which produces MKLNAVLCGCGAMSKGWLRAIKETPALADAIAIRGLVDLNPEVAQALAAEFGLVDAVIGTDLNDVIAQTRADIVFDVVIPAARFAVVSAALKAGCHVLSEKPMATSLAEGAALIDLAADAGKVHAIIQNRRFISGVRRMRRFVESGAIGDLTGIHCDFFIAPHFGGFREEMDNVLLLDMAIHTFDAARYVAGKKPLAVYCVEKNPKGSWYRHGASANATFEFADDVVFTYRGSWCAEGERTSWESEWRLVGSKGMLTWDGAENFSAATSGAEPGLLHGFAPVEVPGPEHDEETHGHASVIASFIEAIRSGKRPETASSDNIRSLAMVFGAIESARTGKRVEISA; this is translated from the coding sequence GTGAAACTGAATGCCGTTCTCTGCGGGTGCGGAGCTATGTCCAAAGGCTGGCTGCGCGCGATCAAGGAAACGCCGGCGCTGGCCGATGCGATCGCGATCAGGGGCCTCGTGGATTTGAACCCCGAGGTCGCGCAGGCGCTTGCCGCCGAGTTCGGTCTCGTTGATGCGGTGATCGGCACCGATCTCAACGACGTCATCGCGCAGACCAGGGCCGATATCGTCTTCGACGTCGTCATTCCCGCGGCCCGCTTTGCCGTCGTCTCCGCGGCGCTGAAGGCCGGCTGCCATGTGCTCAGCGAAAAGCCGATGGCGACTTCGCTTGCAGAGGGGGCCGCCCTGATCGATCTCGCCGCCGATGCCGGCAAGGTCCACGCGATCATCCAGAACCGCCGCTTCATTTCAGGCGTGCGCCGCATGCGCCGCTTCGTCGAAAGCGGAGCGATCGGCGATCTCACCGGCATCCATTGCGACTTCTTCATCGCCCCGCATTTCGGCGGCTTCCGCGAGGAGATGGACAATGTCCTGCTGCTCGACATGGCGATCCACACCTTCGATGCGGCGCGCTACGTCGCCGGCAAGAAGCCGCTCGCCGTCTATTGCGTCGAGAAGAACCCCAAGGGCTCCTGGTACCGCCACGGCGCCTCGGCCAATGCCACGTTCGAATTCGCCGATGACGTGGTCTTCACCTATCGCGGCTCCTGGTGCGCCGAAGGCGAGCGCACCAGCTGGGAAAGCGAATGGCGCCTCGTCGGCTCGAAGGGGATGCTCACCTGGGATGGCGCGGAGAATTTCAGCGCCGCCACCTCCGGCGCCGAACCCGGCCTGCTGCACGGGTTTGCGCCCGTCGAGGTCCCCGGACCGGAGCATGACGAAGAGACGCACGGCCATGCCAGCGTGATCGCCAGCTTCATCGAGGCGATCCGCTCGGGCAAGCGGCCGGAGACGGCCAGTTCCGACAACATCAGAAGCCTTGCCATGGTCTTCGGCGCCATCGAGAGCGCCAGGACGGGCAAGCGCGTCGAAATTTCAGCATAA
- a CDS encoding LacI family DNA-binding transcriptional regulator translates to MNDGPTNDLKNQRKERMRFVSAEQVAQLAGVSRSAVSRTFTPGASVAPATRERVLKAAEELGYHVNDLARGVLANQSRLVGIVATRPEVGFRAHLAAALSKALIQRGSIPILINTGQTEEEMLAAQKMLIGHRAEATIILSGSPPANFFELAHRNGQPLVVIGRSEPDADHVRAGNSEASRKAANAFFEKGRRKLAVATSFSATSSIAERETAFKTAAEALGASVAIGRGKDSDYDSGIAAAKQLFASAADYPDAVYCANDQIAFGLMDYVRTTLGLSVPDDVAVIGFDDVPEAAWLSYRLTTFRQDPIVMAQRAVELVEKRLANPDLPPAYERVIPELVVRDSFVP, encoded by the coding sequence ATGAATGACGGCCCAACCAACGACCTCAAGAACCAGCGCAAGGAGCGCATGCGCTTCGTCAGCGCCGAACAGGTGGCGCAGCTTGCTGGTGTCTCGCGCTCGGCGGTGTCGCGCACCTTTACGCCCGGCGCCAGCGTTGCCCCTGCCACCCGCGAGCGGGTGCTGAAGGCGGCCGAAGAGCTCGGCTATCACGTCAACGACCTTGCGCGCGGCGTGCTCGCCAATCAGAGCCGGCTGGTCGGCATCGTCGCGACGCGGCCGGAAGTCGGCTTCCGCGCCCATCTGGCGGCAGCGCTTTCCAAGGCGCTGATCCAGCGCGGCAGCATCCCGATCCTGATCAATACCGGCCAGACCGAAGAGGAAATGCTGGCCGCCCAGAAGATGCTGATCGGCCACCGCGCCGAGGCGACGATCATCCTCTCCGGCTCGCCGCCGGCGAATTTCTTCGAGCTTGCGCATCGCAACGGCCAGCCGCTCGTCGTCATCGGCCGCTCCGAGCCGGATGCCGACCATGTCCGTGCCGGCAATTCAGAGGCATCGCGCAAGGCCGCCAACGCCTTTTTCGAGAAGGGCCGCCGCAAGCTTGCCGTTGCCACCTCTTTCTCGGCGACATCGAGCATCGCCGAGCGCGAGACCGCCTTCAAGACCGCAGCCGAGGCGCTCGGCGCCAGCGTCGCGATCGGCCGCGGTAAGGACTCCGACTATGACAGCGGCATCGCCGCCGCAAAGCAGCTTTTCGCCAGCGCCGCCGATTATCCGGATGCCGTCTATTGCGCCAACGACCAGATCGCCTTCGGCCTGATGGACTATGTCCGCACCACGCTCGGCCTCAGCGTTCCCGATGATGTCGCCGTCATCGGTTTCGACGACGTGCCGGAGGCCGCCTGGCTGAGCTACAGGCTCACCACCTTCCGCCAGGATCCGATCGTCATGGCGCAGCGCGCCGTCGAGCTGGTGGAAAAGCGCCTCGCCAATCCCGATTTGCCCCCCGCCTACGAACGGGTCATCCCCGAGCTTGTCGTGCGCGACAGCTTCGTGCCCTGA
- a CDS encoding extracellular solute-binding protein: protein MKAISRLAFALGVSVLMSGTVHAEDKTFKIWWYEDAASAAGITWKKALETFQQKHPDVKVQFELKTFDQITKSGTMILNSAEAPDLMEYNKGNAVAGLAASQGLLTDLGDVAKQRGWDKVLSDASNQLSRYDEKGIYGNGPLIGVANYGEFVSVFYNENMFKEAGVEVPKTLEDMEKVMDVFVKKGITPIAEAANDYPAQHLMYLFALSKADAKWVNDFQAIRAPLDSAPFVYAGQKLQEWVKKGYISKDSTGLKAPDMANLFETGKSPMVVTGTWYGAQFGAIKNFKASQFLFPGNVISPASTGNIWVVPKNAKNKDLAYDFIDITLSKDNQALFGNSGGLPIAADPAMVTDPVGKIEVELFNKLVAQNGLGFYPDWPVPGYYDVMLKATQAVIGGSVTPEEFAERLKEPYDEVQGDQ from the coding sequence ATGAAAGCGATATCAAGACTTGCGTTCGCTCTCGGCGTCTCGGTGCTGATGTCCGGCACCGTTCATGCCGAGGACAAGACCTTCAAGATCTGGTGGTATGAAGATGCGGCGAGTGCTGCCGGCATCACCTGGAAGAAGGCGCTCGAAACTTTTCAGCAAAAGCACCCCGACGTCAAAGTTCAGTTCGAACTGAAGACCTTCGACCAAATCACCAAGTCCGGCACCATGATCCTCAATTCGGCCGAAGCGCCGGATCTGATGGAATATAACAAGGGCAACGCCGTTGCCGGTCTCGCCGCATCGCAGGGCCTGCTGACCGATCTCGGCGACGTTGCCAAGCAGCGCGGCTGGGACAAGGTTCTCTCCGATGCCAGCAACCAGCTGAGCCGCTATGACGAGAAGGGCATCTATGGCAACGGGCCGCTGATCGGCGTTGCCAATTACGGCGAATTCGTCTCGGTTTTCTACAACGAGAACATGTTCAAGGAAGCCGGCGTCGAAGTGCCGAAGACGCTGGAAGACATGGAAAAGGTGATGGATGTCTTCGTCAAGAAGGGCATCACCCCCATTGCCGAAGCTGCCAACGACTATCCGGCGCAGCACCTGATGTATCTCTTCGCGCTGTCGAAGGCCGATGCGAAGTGGGTCAACGATTTCCAGGCGATCCGTGCGCCGCTCGACTCCGCGCCCTTCGTCTATGCCGGCCAGAAGCTGCAGGAATGGGTCAAGAAGGGCTATATTTCCAAGGACTCGACCGGCCTGAAGGCGCCTGACATGGCCAACCTGTTCGAAACCGGCAAGTCGCCGATGGTGGTGACCGGCACGTGGTATGGCGCCCAGTTCGGCGCAATCAAGAACTTCAAGGCCAGCCAGTTCCTGTTCCCGGGCAATGTCATCTCGCCGGCCTCGACGGGTAACATCTGGGTCGTTCCGAAGAACGCCAAGAACAAGGACCTCGCCTACGACTTCATCGACATCACGCTGTCGAAGGACAACCAGGCCCTGTTCGGCAATTCCGGCGGTCTGCCTATCGCTGCCGATCCGGCCATGGTCACCGATCCCGTCGGCAAGATCGAGGTCGAGCTCTTCAACAAGCTGGTCGCGCAGAACGGCCTCGGCTTCTATCCCGACTGGCCGGTCCCCGGCTATTACGACGTCATGCTGAAGGC